Proteins from one Gemmatimonadota bacterium genomic window:
- the sucC gene encoding ADP-forming succinate--CoA ligase subunit beta: MDIHEYQAKERFRLAGIPVPPGEIATTPEEAETIATKYGGTVVVKAQVHSGGRGKAGGVQLAKDAAEAKEHAAAILGMDINGLTVEKVLVTPAEDIDTEAYVGVLVDRKKRAATFMVSAEGGVDIEHVSAETPELIRKLTVDPRYGILPHQAYWLANFLYDDPSLIKQASEIIAQLYDAFVSSGASMAEINPLITTSAGEVKAIDAKMSIDDSELFRRPDVEAMRDTSCEPASEIKAREAGLSYVKLDGDVGCCVNGAGLAMATMDLVKYYGGEPANFLDIGGSSNPDKVVAALEIITSDPNVKAILFNIFGGITRCDDVAKGIVEATKRIDIGPPIVIRLTGTNEELALEILEDAGFSAFTSMDAVVEKAVELAAGGA, encoded by the coding sequence ATGGATATCCACGAATATCAGGCCAAGGAGCGCTTCCGCCTGGCTGGCATCCCGGTTCCGCCGGGCGAGATTGCGACGACCCCGGAAGAGGCCGAAACGATCGCTACCAAGTACGGCGGCACGGTCGTGGTGAAGGCGCAGGTACACTCCGGCGGCCGGGGCAAGGCCGGCGGCGTGCAGCTCGCCAAGGACGCGGCCGAGGCGAAGGAACACGCCGCGGCCATCCTTGGAATGGACATCAACGGCCTCACCGTAGAAAAAGTGCTCGTGACGCCCGCCGAGGATATCGACACCGAGGCGTACGTCGGCGTGCTCGTGGACCGCAAGAAACGAGCGGCGACGTTCATGGTCTCCGCCGAGGGCGGCGTGGACATCGAGCATGTCTCCGCAGAGACGCCTGAGCTGATTCGGAAGCTGACGGTTGATCCCCGCTATGGAATCCTCCCTCACCAAGCGTACTGGCTTGCCAACTTCCTGTACGACGATCCGAGCTTGATCAAGCAGGCGAGCGAGATCATCGCGCAGCTCTACGACGCGTTCGTGAGTTCGGGAGCCTCGATGGCCGAGATCAACCCACTCATCACCACCTCCGCCGGTGAGGTCAAGGCGATCGACGCCAAGATGAGCATCGACGACTCGGAGCTGTTTCGTCGTCCCGATGTCGAAGCGATGCGGGACACGTCGTGCGAACCGGCGTCGGAGATCAAGGCGCGTGAGGCAGGCCTCTCGTACGTGAAGCTCGACGGGGATGTCGGGTGCTGCGTCAACGGGGCAGGACTTGCGATGGCGACGATGGACCTGGTGAAGTACTACGGCGGCGAGCCGGCGAACTTCCTGGACATCGGAGGTTCGTCCAACCCCGACAAAGTCGTCGCCGCGCTGGAGATCATCACATCGGATCCGAACGTGAAGGCGATCCTCTTCAACATCTTCGGCGGCATCACCCGGTGCGACGATGTTGCGAAGGGCATTGTAGAGGCGACCAAGCGCATCGACATCGGGCCCCCGATCGTGATCCGTCTCACCGGCACCAACGAAGAGTTGGCTCTTGAGATCCTCGAGGACGCGGGTTTCTCCGCCTTTACGTCGATGGACGCGGTCGTAGAGAAAGCGGTCGAGCTGGCAGCGGGGGGCGCGTAA
- a CDS encoding UPF0182 family protein, producing the protein MPTLPGGRALLTIVIVVAVVVGFGRLASTMYVEILWHAQTGYSDVFWLRVLWQWGVRVVAGVAIGALVFLNLRIMSETLGGIQIKRRFGNLEISEQLPRSYVLWGMGGASALLALWFGGSIPQTLGLQLLLIRHAEAWGIVEPMLNHDVGFYVFWVPVLLQIVAYALVVVFLVFTLATAGYAATGALRWGRGRLEAQDPARMHLGVLLALFLILIGARLWLSRYELILDGTSDVRGIFGFTDAEARLPALQTLTIICVVSGVAVFWGAWKNRGAAIVSALVAVVLAMLMIGQLYPSLIQSLRVEPNELERETPFIESNLEFTRMGFGLDQMERRPFEYAQDEEIDWSVAARQFSGLPVWNRGPLLATYRELEARYPYYDFRDVTIDRYETADGPVTVAMSVREVEPRGIQDPNWQNVHLRELYVEGMGVVASLASQRTPEGRPPMLISGIPPESTTDAFAIPGLSLNRSQVFFGTRAQEYAVVDGGSGQFLAPNGERGVPGTDFPAGIELGGWLRTALIAWRFGELNLIFSDELTDDSRFIYRRQVTERVLAIAPFLRFPEVPYPVVLDGRVVWMLEGFTATGAFPLSTVHQFGTIRSRVRYARNSVKVTVDAVTGEVDFYRVPIDDPLLDAYERVFPGLLQPLEEMPDEMRAHIRYSRAMLDLQSRVLLQYHQETAPAFHGQQDVWDSPQELAQGPNPVPYQPEYGLYALPGESEARFHLTTVFVPRDRQNLTAILAARTDERGVPELILYDVPVTDQVPGPRQIEALVEQDPEISQQFSLWRTGGSEVWTGHLHLVSVGKRIVYMEPVFLAAEADAIPALSRFVVSDGVRVAMTENLADAISELAGLTVPVPATDTAVPTLDASAGGDVVWSSTALALLERAEASARAGDWQGYGEALDELRALLQRMGSGGAF; encoded by the coding sequence ATGCCTACCCTTCCGGGGGGACGCGCCCTGCTCACGATTGTCATCGTGGTGGCCGTCGTGGTGGGCTTTGGACGACTCGCGTCCACGATGTACGTCGAGATTCTCTGGCATGCGCAGACCGGGTACAGCGACGTGTTCTGGCTACGCGTGCTGTGGCAATGGGGTGTGCGAGTTGTGGCCGGTGTCGCGATCGGGGCTCTCGTATTCCTGAACTTGCGCATCATGTCCGAGACTCTGGGCGGCATCCAGATCAAACGTCGTTTCGGGAATCTCGAGATCTCGGAACAGTTGCCGAGGAGCTACGTGCTCTGGGGCATGGGAGGCGCTTCGGCGCTGCTCGCGCTCTGGTTCGGCGGATCCATACCTCAGACTCTGGGCCTGCAGCTCCTTTTGATTCGCCACGCGGAAGCGTGGGGCATCGTCGAACCGATGCTGAACCACGATGTTGGCTTCTACGTGTTCTGGGTCCCGGTGCTCCTGCAGATCGTCGCCTACGCGTTGGTCGTTGTCTTCCTCGTATTCACGCTCGCGACGGCGGGATACGCGGCCACCGGGGCGTTGCGTTGGGGCCGCGGCCGCCTGGAAGCCCAGGACCCGGCGCGCATGCACCTCGGGGTGCTTCTCGCGCTGTTCCTGATCCTGATCGGCGCCCGGCTCTGGCTGAGCCGGTACGAGCTCATCCTCGACGGCACCTCCGATGTGCGTGGGATCTTCGGCTTCACGGACGCCGAGGCGAGGCTGCCGGCACTGCAGACGCTCACGATTATCTGTGTCGTTTCGGGTGTGGCGGTGTTCTGGGGAGCCTGGAAGAACCGAGGCGCAGCGATCGTGAGCGCGCTCGTGGCGGTAGTGCTCGCGATGCTCATGATCGGGCAGCTCTACCCCAGCCTGATCCAGTCGCTGCGGGTCGAGCCCAATGAACTGGAGCGGGAGACGCCGTTCATCGAAAGCAATCTCGAATTCACGCGGATGGGCTTCGGTCTGGACCAGATGGAGCGGCGTCCCTTCGAGTATGCGCAGGACGAAGAGATCGACTGGTCGGTGGCGGCCCGGCAGTTCTCGGGGTTGCCGGTCTGGAACAGGGGCCCGTTGCTCGCGACGTACCGTGAGCTCGAGGCTCGCTACCCCTACTACGACTTTCGGGACGTCACGATCGACCGCTACGAGACCGCGGACGGACCCGTAACGGTCGCGATGTCGGTTCGGGAGGTTGAGCCGCGCGGGATTCAGGATCCAAACTGGCAGAACGTGCATCTGCGCGAGCTCTACGTGGAGGGGATGGGCGTGGTCGCGAGCCTCGCGAGCCAGAGGACTCCGGAGGGGCGCCCGCCGATGCTCATCTCGGGCATTCCGCCGGAGTCGACGACCGACGCGTTCGCCATTCCCGGTCTCAGCCTCAATCGCTCGCAGGTGTTCTTTGGCACGCGGGCTCAGGAATATGCGGTCGTCGATGGCGGCAGCGGCCAGTTCCTCGCCCCGAACGGGGAGCGAGGCGTACCGGGCACGGATTTTCCGGCGGGGATCGAGCTCGGCGGGTGGCTCCGAACTGCGCTGATCGCTTGGCGGTTCGGCGAACTCAACCTCATCTTCTCCGACGAGCTCACGGACGACAGTCGGTTCATCTACAGACGCCAAGTCACCGAGCGGGTGCTTGCGATCGCGCCGTTCCTCCGGTTCCCGGAGGTGCCGTACCCGGTCGTGCTGGACGGGCGGGTCGTGTGGATGCTCGAGGGCTTCACCGCGACCGGTGCCTTCCCGCTTTCGACGGTGCATCAGTTCGGCACGATCCGATCGCGGGTGAGGTACGCACGAAACTCGGTGAAGGTCACCGTGGACGCGGTAACCGGCGAGGTGGACTTCTACCGCGTCCCGATCGACGACCCGCTGCTCGACGCGTACGAGCGTGTGTTCCCCGGGCTACTTCAGCCTCTGGAAGAGATGCCGGACGAGATGCGGGCCCACATCCGCTACTCCAGAGCGATGCTGGACCTGCAGAGTCGTGTTCTCCTCCAATACCACCAGGAGACGGCGCCGGCGTTCCACGGCCAGCAGGATGTCTGGGATTCTCCGCAGGAGCTCGCCCAGGGCCCGAACCCGGTCCCGTATCAGCCCGAGTACGGCCTCTATGCTCTGCCGGGGGAAAGTGAAGCGCGATTCCACCTCACGACCGTATTCGTACCGAGGGACCGCCAGAACCTCACCGCGATCCTCGCCGCCCGGACGGATGAACGCGGCGTGCCCGAGTTGATCCTCTACGACGTGCCGGTGACTGACCAGGTGCCCGGGCCCCGTCAAATCGAGGCCCTGGTCGAACAGGATCCGGAGATCTCGCAGCAGTTCTCGCTTTGGCGAACGGGCGGAAGCGAGGTCTGGACGGGGCACCTGCACCTCGTCTCGGTGGGAAAGCGCATCGTGTACATGGAGCCCGTCTTCCTCGCCGCCGAGGCGGACGCGATTCCGGCGCTCAGCCGATTCGTGGTGAGCGACGGTGTCCGCGTGGCGATGACCGAGAACCTGGCCGACGCGATCAGCGAGCTCGCCGGCCTCACCGTGCCGGTGCCCGCCACGGATACGGCGGTGCCGACGCTCGACGCGTCGGCTGGCGGCGACGTGGTTTGGTCCTCCACCGCCCTAGCTCTTCTCGAGCGGGCGGAGGCTAGCGCCCGGGCAGGGGACTGGCAGGGTTACGGCGAGGCATTGGACGAGCTACGTGCGTTGCTTCAGCGCATGGGGTCCGGTGGGGCCTTCTAG
- a CDS encoding phosphomannomutase/phosphoglucomutase, protein MAFSDHIFRQYDIRGIVGEDLDAGVAELVGRAFGSHMRVATGLEAPRVAVGHDTRLSSPALVGGLIRGLLSTGCHVLDVGTVPTPVLYWSEVTFETDGAVQITGSHNPPEWNGIKMTLGRGSLYGDAIQDLLRRIKEDDFESGQGAPEQLDVIDQYMADVARRFQLARPMKVAVDCGNGTGSLVAVQLLEAIGVEVTPLFCDSDPTFPNHHPDPTVDANLEDLIRAVRDTPHDMGVAFDGDADRIGAIDENGDIVRGDMLLLLYGLDVLDKHGPGQKLVFDVKCSQALPEVFEAAGGEPIMWQTGHSLIKERMKESGALVAGELSGHIMIADDYLGFDDALYAACRLIELVSRSGRSLAEMISDFPVYVSTAEIRIDVTEEQKWTVVADALSHFRTTHDVIEVDGVRVLFGDGWALLRASNTQPVIVARFEARTEERLAEIRAHIADWLTENGVPFA, encoded by the coding sequence ATGGCTTTCTCCGACCACATCTTTCGGCAGTATGACATCCGCGGCATCGTGGGAGAGGACCTCGACGCCGGTGTAGCGGAGCTCGTGGGCCGAGCGTTCGGCTCCCACATGAGAGTGGCGACAGGGCTCGAGGCGCCGAGGGTCGCGGTAGGCCACGACACTCGGCTCTCGTCTCCCGCGCTCGTCGGAGGTCTCATCCGCGGCCTGCTCTCGACGGGCTGCCATGTGCTCGATGTGGGTACGGTGCCGACGCCCGTGCTCTATTGGTCCGAGGTGACCTTCGAGACCGACGGTGCGGTGCAGATCACGGGGTCGCACAACCCGCCTGAGTGGAACGGCATCAAGATGACGCTCGGCCGGGGGTCTCTGTACGGGGATGCGATCCAGGACCTCCTCCGGCGCATCAAGGAGGACGACTTCGAGTCCGGACAGGGCGCGCCGGAACAACTCGACGTCATCGACCAGTACATGGCGGATGTCGCGCGACGCTTCCAGCTCGCTCGTCCCATGAAGGTCGCGGTGGACTGCGGCAACGGGACTGGCTCGCTGGTCGCGGTTCAGTTGCTCGAGGCGATTGGTGTCGAAGTGACTCCGCTCTTCTGCGACTCCGACCCGACGTTCCCAAACCACCATCCCGATCCGACGGTCGACGCGAACCTGGAGGACCTCATCCGAGCGGTGCGTGATACGCCACACGACATGGGGGTGGCCTTCGATGGCGACGCCGACCGCATCGGAGCCATCGACGAGAACGGTGACATCGTTCGCGGGGACATGCTGCTGCTACTGTACGGACTCGATGTGCTCGACAAGCACGGCCCCGGCCAGAAGCTCGTTTTCGACGTGAAGTGCAGTCAGGCGCTCCCGGAGGTTTTCGAGGCGGCCGGCGGGGAGCCGATCATGTGGCAGACAGGCCATTCTCTCATCAAGGAGCGGATGAAGGAGAGCGGTGCCCTTGTCGCAGGTGAGCTGTCGGGTCATATCATGATCGCTGACGACTACCTCGGCTTCGACGACGCGCTGTACGCCGCGTGCCGTCTCATCGAGCTCGTGAGCCGATCCGGCAGATCCCTGGCGGAGATGATTTCCGATTTTCCGGTGTACGTATCGACGGCCGAGATTCGGATCGACGTGACGGAGGAACAGAAGTGGACCGTGGTAGCAGATGCCCTATCGCACTTCAGGACGACACATGATGTCATCGAGGTCGACGGCGTGCGCGTGCTTTTCGGAGACGGATGGGCGCTCCTGCGGGCGTCCAACACGCAGCCGGTCATCGTCGCGCGCTTCGAGGCGCGCACCGAGGAGCGGCTTGCGGAGATTCGAGCGCATATCGCGGACTGGCTCACCGAGAACGGTGTTCCGTTCGCGTAG
- a CDS encoding NADH-quinone oxidoreductase subunit N codes for MELDFSRQLHFFWALLPEIVLCTSGMVVLIAGVSGKYKDADKAPSGDPSFGTTADLGWLSLVGVLLAAGANGWLYGVTEVGHDSMIAVDRFRLFANWILLLAAALTILISFAYVYRQRLQVGEFYALILFATAGAMFMAGARDLIVIFLGLEVMSIAVYALTAFNRRDRKSAEAGLKYFLLGAFATGFFLYGIALTYGATGSTNIAVIGASVSSGAATPGLLAIAIALLTIGFAFKIAAVPFHMWTPDVYEGAPAPVTAFMSAAVKAAAFVAFLRVFLVAFDDAYATWFPILWWLAAITMVSANLIALVQTNVKRMLAYSSIAHGGYLLVAVTAANENAAAGMLFYLLVYTLMNIGAFAIVIGVAHQAEERLYIDDYTGFGWANPTLGVFLTIFLLSLAGFPGTGGFMGKIYLLQGAADSELWWLMVILVVSTVASYWYYLRIAWVMWMKNATSESQHDLVITPFPMYLALIVCVGLILYTGIFPGAALEFARASVQGLGSIGGGMLGITSQ; via the coding sequence ATGGAACTCGACTTCAGCCGGCAGCTCCACTTCTTCTGGGCGCTCCTGCCCGAGATCGTGCTGTGCACGTCCGGCATGGTGGTTCTCATCGCCGGCGTTTCGGGCAAGTACAAGGATGCCGACAAGGCCCCGTCGGGTGACCCGAGCTTCGGGACCACGGCCGACCTTGGATGGCTCTCCCTGGTCGGTGTGCTTTTGGCGGCGGGCGCGAACGGGTGGCTCTATGGCGTCACGGAGGTCGGTCACGACTCCATGATCGCCGTGGATCGTTTCCGGCTCTTCGCGAACTGGATCCTCTTGCTCGCCGCCGCGCTCACCATTCTGATTTCGTTCGCCTACGTGTATCGGCAGCGGCTCCAGGTGGGTGAGTTCTACGCGCTGATTCTGTTCGCAACGGCCGGCGCGATGTTCATGGCGGGCGCGCGCGACCTGATCGTCATCTTCCTTGGACTCGAGGTCATGTCGATCGCCGTGTACGCGCTCACCGCCTTCAACCGCCGCGATCGCAAGTCCGCCGAGGCCGGGCTCAAGTACTTCCTGCTCGGTGCGTTCGCTACGGGCTTCTTCCTCTATGGGATCGCGCTCACCTACGGCGCCACGGGCAGCACGAACATCGCGGTCATCGGGGCGAGCGTGTCGAGCGGCGCCGCGACACCGGGTCTGCTGGCGATCGCCATTGCGCTGCTGACGATCGGATTCGCGTTCAAGATCGCCGCCGTTCCCTTCCACATGTGGACGCCCGACGTGTATGAGGGTGCGCCGGCGCCGGTCACCGCGTTCATGTCCGCGGCGGTAAAGGCGGCCGCCTTCGTAGCATTCCTGCGCGTCTTCCTGGTTGCCTTCGACGATGCGTACGCCACTTGGTTCCCGATCCTGTGGTGGCTCGCCGCGATCACCATGGTCTCGGCGAACCTCATCGCTCTCGTGCAGACGAACGTGAAGCGGATGCTCGCGTACTCGAGTATCGCGCATGGGGGATATCTTCTCGTCGCCGTGACCGCGGCGAACGAGAATGCCGCGGCAGGCATGCTCTTCTACCTGCTCGTATACACGCTCATGAACATCGGCGCGTTCGCGATCGTGATCGGCGTGGCGCACCAGGCCGAGGAGCGCCTGTACATCGACGACTACACCGGCTTCGGTTGGGCGAATCCGACTCTGGGCGTCTTCCTGACGATCTTCCTGCTCTCGCTCGCCGGCTTCCCGGGCACGGGAGGCTTCATGGGCAAGATCTATCTACTTCAGGGTGCAGCCGACTCCGAGCTCTGGTGGCTGATGGTCATCCTCGTGGTTTCGACGGTGGCCTCGTACTGGTACTACCTGCGCATCGCGTGGGTCATGTGGATGAAGAACGCCACCAGCGAGAGCCAGCACGACCTCGTCATCACGCCGTTTCCGATGTACCTCGCGCTGATCGTGTGCGTCGGGCTCATCCTGTACACGGGTATCTTCCCCGGTGCGGCGCTCGAGTTCGCGCGCGCGAGCGTGCAGGGGTTGGGATCGATCGGGGGTGGCATGCTCGGGATAACGTCGCAGTAG
- a CDS encoding NADH-quinone oxidoreductase subunit M, whose amino-acid sequence MMTSMLESIGYTGWVLHALIWLPVMGVGLVLWAEEETAKKVAFWWSMGVMVLSLGLWWAFDPTYGGMQMVSTTPWIETWGVSYSLGIDGISLFMVMLTTFTSAIAILGSFNYIQERQRAFYALMLLLQAGVVGVFVATDLLLFYVFFELTLVPMYFIVGVWGGERRIYAAIKFFLFTAFGSLLMLVGILYMAYKAKMLLGIPTFAYADMLQVPLTVTEQLWLFTAFALAFSVKVPVFPLHTWLPDAHVEAPTPGSVVLAAVLLKMGTYGFLRFLLPLFPVAAQHTTVVSVMLVLAVIGIIYTAWVAAVQPDAKKLVAYTSVAHMGFVVLGVFALTVNGLQGGLIVMISHGISTGALFLLLGMLYERRHTRKIEDFGGIGRVAPLFATVFVLTALASIGLPGTSGFVGEFLVLLGAFETHPTIAVVATFGVIFAAYYMLPMVQKIFFNALDKPENREMKDLSRREMAILAPLCALMIWIGWNPTPLLERMEPSVNAVLERVEAAAPTQTVGAVVEPGSSVLIVPAPADLEASDDLDGGGRSTDDD is encoded by the coding sequence ATGATGACTTCAATGCTCGAATCGATCGGCTATACAGGGTGGGTGCTGCACGCGCTCATCTGGTTGCCCGTCATGGGTGTGGGGCTCGTGCTCTGGGCTGAGGAGGAAACGGCCAAGAAGGTGGCGTTTTGGTGGTCGATGGGCGTGATGGTTCTGAGCCTCGGCCTGTGGTGGGCGTTCGACCCGACGTATGGCGGCATGCAGATGGTGAGCACTACCCCGTGGATCGAGACGTGGGGCGTGAGTTATTCGCTCGGGATCGATGGCATCAGCCTCTTCATGGTGATGCTGACGACGTTCACCAGCGCGATCGCGATCCTCGGGTCCTTCAACTACATCCAGGAGCGGCAGCGCGCGTTCTATGCGCTGATGCTGCTTCTACAAGCGGGTGTGGTCGGCGTCTTCGTCGCCACCGACCTCCTCCTCTTCTACGTGTTCTTCGAGCTCACGCTCGTCCCCATGTATTTCATCGTGGGTGTGTGGGGCGGGGAGCGCCGCATATACGCGGCGATCAAGTTCTTCCTGTTCACGGCGTTCGGATCTCTGCTGATGCTGGTCGGGATCCTCTACATGGCTTACAAGGCGAAGATGCTGCTGGGCATCCCGACCTTCGCATACGCCGACATGCTCCAGGTGCCGCTCACGGTGACCGAGCAGCTCTGGCTCTTCACGGCCTTCGCGCTGGCGTTCAGCGTGAAGGTGCCTGTCTTTCCGCTGCACACTTGGCTTCCGGACGCCCACGTCGAAGCACCGACGCCGGGCTCAGTGGTTCTGGCCGCGGTGCTTCTGAAGATGGGCACGTACGGATTCCTCCGGTTTCTGCTGCCGCTCTTCCCGGTAGCGGCGCAGCACACGACCGTGGTGTCCGTGATGCTCGTGCTCGCGGTGATCGGCATCATCTACACCGCTTGGGTCGCTGCCGTGCAGCCCGACGCGAAGAAGCTCGTCGCGTACACATCGGTGGCGCACATGGGCTTCGTCGTGCTCGGCGTCTTCGCGCTCACGGTGAACGGTTTGCAGGGTGGCCTCATCGTGATGATCTCGCACGGCATCAGCACGGGCGCGCTCTTCCTACTGCTCGGCATGCTGTACGAGCGCCGCCACACCAGGAAGATCGAGGACTTCGGGGGCATCGGCCGCGTGGCTCCGCTCTTCGCGACCGTATTCGTGCTCACCGCGCTCGCATCGATCGGTTTGCCCGGGACCAGCGGCTTCGTAGGCGAGTTCCTGGTATTGCTCGGGGCGTTCGAGACGCACCCTACCATCGCGGTAGTCGCGACCTTCGGCGTGATCTTTGCGGCGTACTACATGCTGCCGATGGTCCAGAAGATCTTTTTCAACGCGCTCGACAAGCCGGAGAACCGCGAGATGAAAGACCTGTCGCGGCGTGAGATGGCGATCTTGGCTCCTCTGTGCGCGCTGATGATCTGGATCGGCTGGAACCCCACTCCGCTACTGGAGCGCATGGAACCGAGCGTGAACGCGGTTCTCGAACGAGTGGAGGCCGCTGCGCCGACGCAGACCGTGGGCGCCGTTGTCGAGCCGGGCTCGAGCGTACTGATCGTACCGGCGCCGGCGGATCTCGAAGCAAGCGATGACCTCGACGGTGGCGGTCGCTCCACCGACGACGACTAG
- the nuoL gene encoding NADH-quinone oxidoreductase subunit L, whose amino-acid sequence MLFQGGPDAAESAAHFEPFLLGWIVLLPLIGFIINGILALLHANVSADAVRAGGELDLDEGGRPLTHTLPSLIGPGVLLLAFLITLVNFVRMLGAHLEAPVVVTYWTWMATGTLTVDAALQLDQLSMIMMMIVTGVGLLIHVFSVGYMKDDPGYPRYFAYLNLFIFFMLVLVMGSSYPLMFVGWEGVGLCSYLLIGFWFSDREKSDAGKKAFIVNRIGDLGFLVAMFFLFTTFGTLDFVPVFAGAEGALVYGGGLVTAITLFFFLGAAGKSAQMPLYVWLPDAMAGPTPVSALIHAATMVTAGVYLVARSAVLFALSPIASATVAGVGVLTALFAATIALKQNDIKKVLAYSTVSQLGYMFVAVGVGAYSAGIFHLMTHAFFKALLFLGAGAVIHSMHGAYHSTHSHEDAQDMRNMGGLKKHMPITCATMWIATLAIAGIWPFAGFFSKDEIIWQTAAFGGAASAPYPTLYTVYWMIALATAMLTAFYMTRMMVMTFHGENRTGGEEEKTLHEAPAVMWAPLAVLAVLAAVGGWVNVSEHIRDTLLGLGPLTSGWLHEWLHPITEQAQRIQEVNLGALAVTAPIGGGEVVWAVLSGVAALAVVFASFRFVVGQKVVPAADDVEPTGFAKVLYNKWYVDELYDRVIVQPVLALSRFCWKVIDVGIIDGVVNGVGWTARGLGFVASMFQTGTVNTYAFILTVGVLVILGVSIF is encoded by the coding sequence ATGCTGTTCCAGGGCGGTCCGGACGCCGCGGAGAGCGCCGCACACTTCGAGCCGTTCCTGCTGGGTTGGATCGTGCTGCTCCCGCTGATCGGCTTCATCATCAACGGGATTCTGGCGCTCCTGCACGCGAACGTGTCCGCGGACGCGGTTCGCGCCGGTGGTGAGCTCGACCTCGACGAGGGCGGTCGGCCGTTGACGCACACGCTCCCGAGTCTGATCGGCCCGGGTGTGTTGCTGCTGGCGTTCCTTATCACGCTCGTGAACTTCGTGCGCATGTTGGGCGCGCATCTCGAAGCGCCGGTGGTCGTCACCTACTGGACCTGGATGGCGACGGGCACCCTCACGGTCGATGCCGCGCTCCAGCTCGATCAGCTCTCGATGATCATGATGATGATCGTCACGGGCGTGGGCTTGCTGATCCACGTGTTCAGCGTCGGCTACATGAAGGATGATCCGGGTTATCCCCGCTACTTCGCCTACCTGAACCTCTTCATCTTCTTCATGCTCGTGCTCGTGATGGGCTCGAGCTACCCGCTCATGTTCGTGGGCTGGGAAGGTGTTGGGCTGTGCTCGTACCTGCTGATCGGATTCTGGTTCAGTGACCGCGAGAAGTCGGACGCGGGCAAGAAGGCGTTCATCGTCAATCGCATCGGCGACCTCGGCTTCCTGGTCGCGATGTTCTTCCTGTTCACGACGTTCGGTACGTTGGATTTCGTGCCGGTCTTTGCGGGAGCCGAAGGAGCGCTCGTCTACGGCGGTGGGCTCGTCACGGCGATCACGCTCTTCTTTTTCTTGGGCGCCGCGGGCAAGAGCGCTCAGATGCCGCTCTACGTTTGGTTGCCCGACGCGATGGCAGGCCCGACGCCGGTCTCCGCCCTCATCCACGCGGCTACCATGGTCACGGCCGGCGTGTACCTCGTCGCGCGCTCGGCGGTGCTCTTCGCGCTCTCGCCGATCGCTAGCGCGACGGTCGCAGGCGTCGGCGTCTTGACCGCGCTCTTCGCTGCGACGATCGCGCTCAAGCAGAACGACATCAAGAAGGTGCTCGCGTACTCCACGGTCTCTCAGCTCGGCTACATGTTCGTCGCCGTCGGGGTCGGAGCGTACAGCGCGGGCATCTTCCATCTGATGACGCACGCGTTCTTCAAGGCTCTGCTTTTCCTCGGCGCGGGTGCCGTGATCCACTCGATGCACGGTGCGTATCACAGCACGCACAGCCACGAAGATGCGCAGGACATGCGAAACATGGGTGGGCTGAAGAAGCACATGCCGATCACGTGCGCGACCATGTGGATCGCGACCCTCGCGATCGCCGGCATCTGGCCGTTCGCCGGCTTCTTCTCGAAGGACGAGATCATCTGGCAGACCGCCGCATTCGGTGGCGCGGCCAGCGCCCCCTATCCGACGCTCTACACGGTGTACTGGATGATCGCGCTCGCCACGGCGATGCTCACGGCGTTCTACATGACCCGCATGATGGTCATGACTTTCCACGGTGAGAACCGCACGGGGGGCGAAGAGGAGAAGACGCTGCACGAGGCGCCTGCGGTCATGTGGGCGCCGCTCGCGGTGCTGGCTGTGCTCGCCGCGGTCGGCGGATGGGTGAACGTTTCTGAGCACATCCGAGATACGCTACTTGGCCTCGGGCCGCTGACCAGCGGCTGGCTCCACGAATGGCTGCATCCGATCACGGAGCAGGCGCAGCGCATCCAGGAGGTCAACCTCGGTGCGCTTGCCGTGACCGCGCCTATCGGTGGCGGCGAAGTCGTCTGGGCCGTTCTCTCAGGTGTAGCTGCGCTCGCCGTCGTCTTCGCCTCGTTCCGCTTCGTCGTCGGCCAGAAGGTCGTGCCGGCTGCGGACGACGTCGAGCCGACCGGCTTCGCCAAAGTGCTCTACAACAAGTGGTACGTGGACGAGCTCTACGACCGCGTCATCGTTCAGCCGGTTCTGGCGCTATCCCGGTTCTGCTGGAAGGTGATCGACGTGGGGATCATCGACGGCGTCGTGAACGGTGTCGGCTGGACGGCGCGAGGCTTGGGCTTCGTCGCCAGCATGTTCCAGACGGGGACCGTGAACACGTACGCATTCATTCTCACCGTCGGCGTCCTAGTCATCCTCGGCGTCTCGATCTTCTGA
- the nuoK gene encoding NADH-quinone oxidoreductase subunit NuoK, with the protein MITEALVLSAFLFALGTFGVLVRRNAIIMFLCIELQLNAVNLTFVAFSRLHGIDGQIFVFFVMTVAAAEAAVGLAIIISIFRHYETVNVDKFKLLRW; encoded by the coding sequence ATGATCACCGAGGCGCTCGTTCTCAGCGCATTTCTGTTCGCGCTGGGCACCTTTGGTGTGCTCGTGCGTCGGAACGCGATCATCATGTTCCTGTGCATCGAGCTTCAGCTCAACGCGGTGAACCTCACGTTCGTCGCGTTCTCTCGGCTGCACGGCATCGACGGGCAGATATTCGTCTTCTTCGTGATGACCGTCGCGGCCGCCGAGGCGGCCGTCGGTCTGGCTATCATCATCTCGATTTTCCGGCACTACGAGACGGTGAACGTGGACAAGTTCAAACTGCTGAGGTGGTAG